The following proteins are encoded in a genomic region of Ferviditalea candida:
- a CDS encoding (2Fe-2S)-binding protein, whose protein sequence is MRITVTVNGREYESEVEPRTLLVYYLREHLELKGAHVGCDTTNCGACTVLLNGKPVKSCTVLAVQANGQQVMTVEGLEQDGVLHPVQQSFWEEHGLQCGYCTPGMLMSAYSLLEKKQDLTEEEIRKGISGNICRCTGYVNIVKAIQSAGRQMAEKKQLEQNQSEVIGSGN, encoded by the coding sequence ATGCGGATAACGGTAACGGTAAACGGCCGGGAATATGAATCGGAGGTTGAACCGCGCACTTTGCTTGTGTATTACTTGAGGGAGCATCTCGAGCTTAAGGGGGCCCACGTCGGCTGCGACACGACCAACTGCGGAGCTTGCACGGTATTGCTGAACGGCAAACCGGTGAAATCCTGCACGGTGCTTGCGGTGCAGGCAAACGGCCAGCAGGTGATGACGGTGGAAGGTCTTGAACAGGACGGCGTGCTGCATCCGGTTCAGCAGAGCTTCTGGGAGGAGCACGGTCTGCAGTGCGGCTACTGCACGCCGGGCATGCTGATGAGCGCATACAGCTTGCTGGAAAAGAAGCAGGATCTGACGGAGGAGGAAATCCGCAAAGGAATCTCCGGTAATATTTGCCGCTGTACGGGCTATGTGAATATCGTCAAGGCGATTCAATCCGCCGGACGTCAAATGGCTGAGAAGAAGCAGCTGGAACAAAATCAATCGGAGGTGATTGGAAGTGGCAATTAA
- a CDS encoding aerobic carbon-monoxide dehydrogenase large subunit, translating into MAINQTEHRPMGKSIKRKEDPRFIRGEGRYIDDISLPGMLYMNIVRSPYAHAKIVSIDTTAAMEVPGVHLIITGEDLAKMNLAWMPTLAGDVQMVLATGKVMFQYQEVAVVVAESREVAMDAAQLVAVEYEALPALVDPFRAMQPDAPVLREDREQKNNHIFHWQVGDKDDTEEMFKSAEVVVKQDVRFQRVHPSPLEPCGCIADFNKTTGKLTWYVTSQAPHAHRTVLAMVSGLPEHMIHVISPDIGGGFGNKVPVYPGYVCAIVASLQLGRPVKWIETRTENIASTGFARDYHMTAEIAANKDGIVQALRVKTLADHGAFDAAADPSKFPAGLFNIVTGSYDFKQAFVEVDGVYTNKAPGGVAYRCSFRVTEAAYLIERTMDVLAQKLNIDAADLRFRNFIKKEQFPYPSPLGWTYDSGDYEQTLKLALDKIGYAELRKEQAEKRARGEYMGIGISTFTEIVGAGPSHTFDIMGIKMFDSAEIRVHPTGKAIVRLGVRHQGQGHETTFAQIVAEELGLSAADILVEEGDTDTAPYGLGTYASRSTPTAGGAAALCARRIREKAKKIAAHLLEVSEDDVEWDGSAFNVKGLPGKSVTMDKVALAAYTNLPEGMEPGLEATYYYDPPNLTFPHGAYICVVDIDNGTGAVKVRRFLAVDDCGTVINPMIVEGQIHGGLTEGFGIAFMQDIPYDEDGNCLAPNWMDYLVPTALETPHWETDRTVTPSPHHPIGAKGVGESPNVGSPQAFVNAVVDALSPLGVTHIDMPIYPWKVWEILRKNGVTE; encoded by the coding sequence GTGGCAATTAATCAAACCGAGCACAGGCCGATGGGAAAATCGATCAAGCGCAAAGAGGATCCGCGCTTTATCAGAGGAGAAGGCCGATACATCGATGATATTTCCCTGCCGGGAATGCTGTATATGAATATTGTCCGCAGCCCTTATGCCCATGCCAAAATCGTAAGCATCGATACGACTGCGGCTATGGAGGTTCCGGGCGTACATTTGATCATTACCGGCGAGGATTTGGCGAAGATGAACCTCGCTTGGATGCCGACCTTGGCCGGGGACGTGCAGATGGTATTGGCCACGGGGAAAGTCATGTTCCAGTATCAGGAGGTCGCCGTCGTCGTTGCCGAATCGCGGGAGGTCGCGATGGATGCCGCACAGCTGGTTGCGGTTGAATACGAAGCGCTGCCGGCATTGGTCGACCCGTTCCGCGCCATGCAGCCCGACGCTCCTGTGCTGAGGGAAGACCGCGAGCAAAAAAACAATCATATTTTCCACTGGCAAGTCGGAGATAAAGACGACACGGAGGAAATGTTCAAAAGCGCAGAGGTTGTGGTCAAGCAGGATGTGCGCTTTCAGCGCGTTCACCCTTCACCATTGGAACCATGCGGCTGCATAGCCGATTTCAATAAGACCACCGGAAAATTAACGTGGTACGTCACCTCGCAGGCGCCCCACGCGCATCGTACGGTGCTGGCGATGGTCAGCGGCCTGCCCGAGCATATGATCCATGTCATTTCGCCGGACATCGGCGGCGGCTTCGGCAATAAGGTTCCCGTCTATCCCGGCTATGTCTGTGCGATTGTGGCTTCGTTGCAATTAGGCAGACCGGTGAAATGGATCGAAACGCGCACGGAGAATATTGCCAGCACGGGCTTTGCCCGGGACTATCATATGACGGCAGAAATTGCCGCCAACAAAGACGGAATTGTACAGGCGCTAAGGGTGAAGACGCTGGCAGACCACGGAGCATTCGACGCTGCGGCCGATCCGTCCAAATTCCCGGCAGGGCTGTTCAATATCGTTACCGGCTCCTATGACTTCAAACAGGCATTTGTCGAGGTTGACGGGGTATACACCAACAAGGCTCCGGGCGGGGTGGCCTACCGCTGCTCGTTCCGCGTAACCGAGGCGGCCTATCTGATTGAACGGACAATGGACGTTCTGGCGCAAAAATTAAATATCGATGCGGCTGATTTGAGGTTCCGCAACTTTATCAAGAAGGAGCAGTTCCCTTATCCTTCTCCGCTGGGCTGGACGTACGACAGCGGCGACTATGAGCAGACGCTGAAGCTGGCGCTGGACAAAATCGGCTACGCCGAGCTGCGCAAGGAGCAAGCGGAAAAAAGAGCCAGAGGCGAGTATATGGGCATCGGCATCTCCACCTTTACGGAAATTGTCGGAGCCGGACCGAGTCATACGTTCGACATTATGGGCATCAAGATGTTCGACAGCGCCGAAATCCGGGTGCATCCGACCGGTAAAGCGATTGTTCGTTTGGGCGTACGCCATCAAGGCCAGGGTCATGAAACGACCTTCGCGCAGATTGTCGCCGAAGAATTGGGACTGAGCGCTGCCGATATTTTGGTCGAGGAAGGCGATACGGATACCGCTCCTTACGGCTTGGGAACCTATGCAAGCCGCAGTACCCCGACGGCAGGCGGAGCGGCCGCTCTGTGCGCGCGGCGCATTCGCGAGAAAGCAAAGAAAATCGCGGCGCATTTGCTGGAAGTCAGTGAAGACGATGTCGAGTGGGATGGCTCCGCCTTCAATGTAAAAGGACTTCCAGGCAAATCGGTGACGATGGATAAAGTGGCTTTGGCTGCCTATACGAATCTGCCGGAGGGCATGGAGCCGGGTCTTGAAGCGACTTATTATTATGATCCGCCGAATCTGACCTTCCCGCATGGCGCGTATATTTGCGTGGTGGATATCGATAACGGGACCGGAGCCGTTAAAGTGCGGCGCTTCCTGGCGGTTGACGATTGCGGTACGGTCATTAATCCGATGATCGTAGAAGGGCAAATTCACGGAGGTCTGACGGAAGGCTTCGGCATTGCCTTTATGCAGGATATTCCTTATGACGAGGACGGCAACTGCTTGGCGCCCAACTGGATGGACTATTTGGTGCCGACCGCTCTGGAAACCCCGCATTGGGAAACCGACCGTACGGTTACGCCGTCTCCGCACCATCCGATCGGCGCCAAGGGAGTTGGCGAATCGCCGAACGTAGGGTCTCCGCAAGCGTTTGTCAATGCGGTGGTCGACGCGCTTTCACCGCTCGGTGTCACTCATATTGACATGCCGATCTATCCTTGGAAGGTTTGGGAGATTTTGCGCAAGAATGGTGTGACTGAATAA